The Euwallacea similis isolate ESF13 chromosome 7, ESF131.1, whole genome shotgun sequence genome has a window encoding:
- the RhoGAP19D gene encoding rho GTPase-activating protein 23 isoform X5, which translates to MEENDDPSSDVPNAHKSQINATGIVAVPRGSKGPRSLYLRRYGNSFGFTLRHFIVYPPESIGDDDGRHAACGALNAPMDTIFVKDVRERSPAKQAGLQRGDRIVAVNNIVTAGRTYQQVVQLISNSPEYLHLLVVPKEEDVLQRFFPDTAYNPLSNQTVPYQEPLPLDRVSAKQILTQRIAQQRAIGPQEFRVDAASWRYLHQPYFHEYPGYYPQGALLQARPVRSNRQDFSRVAHQRSAESVLDSRSNQQEIYAEIHQPNEVQYRQKSRAQPQVPLYRKMGRRASEGSNLLSSSEYSGPTSLNSEGGSSEYYSMKAMHNEPYYLPSNGERLNMGIPDGGCRLRSSDVATRRESTSSLASSIADSSKDSITSFGSNSTLTGHEIDDSARISRVRQSVRQKEEFLRTPVLREFHSRPKKLGRPVWPPIEPIRSDKQSKPLILGSVHGKNDEHGAQGGATFNGGVPDFAMPPADAHSPMGKRGANQGVREAETAPSFEPADVNETARQTVAEVRRSVINYILAYLLPMMNPIFQNVQKKAKEFENYPEDTRTHFSRSELARLTKKVLLPNVTERAHEYEVKTNTNERKEVTNEEQRKPVELPEQPTSLPPTSTSSAAISVLKRIQRDSRSLDSSGSNSSIYEPLTSLTRQRLSGNVLISSGSKYIHCPPPGTEPKTTDVPSNNEPQQFRARSNSAESWTTAIGDKDSITATPPPQTPIFFPALSCPSPLIPESVLQIQAPPQFPPPAISVTPPRPHTLDLDQPERPARGHFKLTSDGSSSNIEPIVVKRRLQNRLGYDDRAKRPESYLRATKNDQNSFGSDYSDYEEVTPQVLRNRYRKWHPSPFHGDIEQLRKMFEDAASSKGGSGSGNSSNSSLDRDKTTSSPGTGFKKEFGVIREGLVNCKILEVDGKRAADRSWKQVTMILKGPKLFLFKDKHQSPLGSSDISLDQSLASGVDMRTSAVRVAGDYTKRKNVLRMSTVKPCRSEFLIQAESSEDFADWVKTLQQQVAVSTDAELDHSGSTQQAVPQLHPASTTIQVQGSHLSPQPSAKNGKSSSSSRNRSPTGQSPVSKTRKPSHQENLVAMTSPKSKTWRGRVAKQFKKFNQGASSPCSPTAPDGSTFGVPIEHCITSHQNSYLPRFVEVCTDIIDEKGLQVIGIYRVPGNNASMTALSEEINRNFDEVPLDDPRWNDLHVVSSLLKAFLRKMPESLVTSALYPHFIKADKIEDHKLRLEELRKLVRNLPKHNYHTLKHVIRHLKRVADNSDANRMEAKNLAIVFGPTIVRPESETMESMVTNMTNQCKIVESLIANADWFFPETDNEAVLVPLAVPDYCDDFEMNNHQALLNNISKYEALKDQKEKNGALLSSLFTAAHRKVMRKPSRTHHHESIKDEPTTPTNQRTFDHFGIISEADKTSDRGMESGKINSIPPSTDSIEVPNENKQQSAAEKNSWFNYKTDQSDFSRRIELFKKETEAMLQKPRITEISVDPRGPLSSSASNVNTTSRLVVKPHHDYLLTKTHSATNVFSRPIPSLNRNSLNSMDPTQYSTSSEVTRHSYGAVTNNSVGTRAQGDLSSSFDTSRYGIRRGSSVENMNSSALDLNSNGGLKKTKFESENDGQRRGSLDSLHKLPTDDESLLSTMTKLIDQKLKEKSTDDIPYVDEPSPEKPPTRAINEIKESKPKTNDLYKNPSLHKSQYSSLKLFKPTLDQRKELKNELTEKEEDTKALESDVPDNERHISLTLIAQSRAGSKLRRSESLNKPERTITPISGKVRRSESLKRSDSLTKTEKTESNINKRREILASGRRLKESTKNKRKNGMPDRSIKRRHTVGGTKDPDKVTYLMDTNRNQENDPNIENNKDKGIRTSSPDLSSTRRERFLFEINLIGPDNMVVALRQHLIGSRPQSFPESNVFKMPLESHV; encoded by the exons ATCAATGCAACCGGTATAGTAGCAGTTCCCCGAGGGAGCAAAGGTCCTAGAAGTCTCTATCTGCGACGCTATGGGAACAGCTTCGGGTTCACCCTTAGGCATTTCATCGTATACCCCCCGGAGTCTATAGGC GACGACGATGGCAGACATGCAGCCTGCGGGGCGCTCAACGCGCCTATGGACACCATCTTCGTAAAAGATGTCCGCGAAAGAAGCCCGGCCAAACAGGCAGGTCTCCAACGAGGCGATCGGATAGTAGCGGTCAACAATATCGTCACTGCTGGAAGAACTTACCAGCAAGTGGTGCAACTTATCAGCAACAGCCCTGAATATCTTCATCTACTTGTCGTACCAAAAGAGGAAGACGTACTCCAAAGG tttttcccGGACACGGCATACAATCCCTTATCTAACCAAACAGTGCCCTATCAAGAACCACTACCTCTCGATAGGGTGAGCGCCAAGCAGATTCTCACTCAGAGAATTGCGCAACAGAGGGCAATAGGTCCGCAGGAGTTTCGTGTCGACGCCGCCTCTTGGCGCTACCTGCACCAGCCGTACTTTCACGAGTACCCCGGCTATTATCCGCAGGGGGCGTTGTTGCAGGCGAGGCCGGTGCGCTCGAATAGGCAAGATTTCTCCAGAGTCGCGCATCAGCGCAGCGCAGAGAGTGTCCTTGATTCTAGGAGCAATCAGCAGGAAATTTACGCGGAGATACACCAGCCAAATGAG GTACAATATCGTCAGAAATCACGGGCACAACCCCAGGTGCCTCTCTATCGCAAAATGGGCCGCCGAGCGAGCGAGGGCAGTAACTTGTTATCAAGTTCCGAGTACAGTGGTCCCACTTCGCTGAACTCCGAAGGCGGCAGCTCTGAATATTACAGCATGAAAGCAATGCATAATGAGCCCTATTACTTGCCATCAAATGGCGAGAGGCTGAATATGGGGATTCCCGATGGCGGGTGCAGATTGCGGAGTTCGGATGTTGCGACGAGGAGAGAAAGCACCAGCTCACTCGCCTCATCCATTGCGGACA gtAGCAAAGACAGTATAACCTCGTTCGGATCAAATTCGACCCTAACGGGACACGAAATCGACGACTCGGCGCGGATATCGCGAGTGCGACAAAGTGTACGACAGAAAGAAGAGTTTTTACGGACACCCGTGCTGCGTGAGTTCCATAGCCGTCCGAAGAAACTCGGTCGACCTGTTTGGCCACCAATCGAACCGATTCGGTCCGATAAACAGTCGAAACCATTAATACTTGGTTCAGTGCACGGGAAAAATGACGAACACGGTGCTCAAGGTGGGGCCACGTTCAATGGGGGCGTTCCCGACTTTGCCATGCCCCCGGCAGATGCTCATTCGCCAATGGGGAAAAGAGGTGCAAACCAGGGTGTGCGCGAAGCAGAGACCGCACCCTCTTTCGAACCAGCAGACGTCAACGAGACTGCGCGGCAGACTGTGGCGGAAGTCAGGAG GAgtgtaattaattatattttggCGTATTTGTTGCCCAT gaTGAATCCCATTTTCCAAAACGTCCAAAAGAAGGCCAAGGAGTTCGAGAACTATCCAGAAGATACGCGAACGCACTTTTCACGCAGTGAATTGGCCCGATTGACGAAAAAAGTGCTCCTTCCGAACGTTACTGAACGAGCGCACGAATATGAAGTAAAAACCAATACTAACGAGCGGAAAGAGGTCACCAATGAAGAGCAGCGCAAACCAGTTGAGCTGCCTGAGCAGCCGACAAGTCTTCCGCCTACTTCGACGTCGAGCGCGGCGATTTCGGTACTGAAGAGGATTCAGAGGGATAGTCGGTCGCTGGACAGTTCAG GTAGCAACAGTAGCATCTACGAGCCGCTAACCAGTCTGACCAGGCAGAGACTCTCCGGAAATGTGCTAATTTCCAGTGGGAGCAAATACATTCATTGTCCACCACCTGGAACCGAACCTAAGACTACAG ATGTTCCCTCAAATAATGAACCTCAGCAATTCAGAGCCAGATCCAACTCCGCCGAGTCGTGGACAACTGCGATTGGAGATAAAG ACTCGATAACCGCCACTCCACCGCCCCAAACGCCGATTTTCTTCCCCGCCCTTTCATGTCCCTCCCCACTTATCCCCGAGTCCGTTCTACAGATCCAAGCGCCGCCTCAATTCCCCCCTCCCGCTATCTCGGTGACCCCTCCGCGACCCCACACTCTGGACTTGGATCAACCGGAGAGGCCCGCCAGAGGGCACTTTAAATTGACATCTGACGGTTCGTCCT CTAACATCGAGCCTATTGTCGTTAAGCGAAGATTACAGAACAGACTCG GTTATGATGATAGAGCTAAAAGGCCTGAGTCGTACCTTAGGGCCACCAAAAATGATCAGAATTCATTTGGCAGCGACTATAGCGATTACGAGGAGGTAACGCCCCAAGTTCTCAGAAA CCGGTATAGGAAATGGCATCCCTCCCCGTTCCACGGGGACATCGAGCAGCTGCGCAAAATGTTCGAGGACGCCGCCTCATCTAAGGG CGGCAGCGGCAGCGGAAATAGCAGCAACAGTTCTCTGGATAGGGACAAGACGACCTCCAGTCCGGGAACCGGGTTCAAGAAAGAGTTTGGGGTGATTCGTGAGGGACTTGTCAACTGCAAGATTTTGGAAGTCGATGGAAAG CGTGCAGCCGATAGGTCTTGGAAGCAGGTGACCATGATCCTGAAGGGTCCGAAATTGTTCCTTTTCAAAGATAAGCATCAG agcCCTCTTGGTTCTTCAGACATCTCCCTGGACCAATCGTTGGCCTCCGGAGTAGACATGCGCACCAGTGCGGTGCGTGTAGCGGGCGATTACACCAAACGAAAGAACGTTTTACGCATGTCCACGGTAAAGCCCTGCAGATCCGAATTTCTGATACAGGCGGAGAGCAGTGAAGATTTCGCTGACTGGGTGAAGACATTGCAGCAGCAAGTGGCTGTTAGTACTGATGCCGAACTG GACCATTCCGGTAGCACACAACAAGCCGTCCCACAATTACATCCAGCGTCAACAACAATCCAAGTCCAAGGCAGTCATTTGTCGCCTCAACCATCGGCCAAAAATGGGAAATCATCGAGTTCCAGTCGGAATAGGTCTCCGACAGGCCAGTCACCT gtCAGCAAGACCAGGAAACCCTCACACCAAGAGAACTTGGTTGCTATGACCAGCCCGAAAAGCAAAACGTGGAGGGGAAGAGTGGCAAAACAGTTCAAGAAGTTCAACCAAGGGGCGAGTTCACCATGTTCGCCCACTGCACCTGATGG ATCGACTTTCGGTGTTCCGATCGAGCACTGCATCACCTCCCAccaaaatagttatttaccgCGTTTCGTCGAGGTGTGTACCGACATAATCGACGAAAAGGGTCTCCAAGTGATCGGCATATACAGGGTACCCGGCAATAACGCCTCCATGACTGCTCTCTCCGAGGAGATTAACCGCAACTTCGACGAAGTTCCGCTGGACGATCCGCGATGGAACGACCTCCATGTGGTCAGCAGTCTATTGAAGGCGTTTCTAAGGAAGATGCCCGAAAGTTTGGTTACTTCGGCACTGTATCCCCACTTTATTAAG GCTGACAAAATCGAAGACCATAAATTAAGGTTAGAGGAACTGAGAAAACTAGTGCGAAATTTGCCAAAACACAATTATCACACTCTGAAACACGTGATCAGGCACCTGAAGCGGGTGGCTGATAATTCGGACGCAAACAGGATGGAGGCCAAAAACCTGGCGATAGTGTTTGGTCCAACTATAGTCAGGCCGGAAAGCGAGACGATGGAAAGCATGGTGACTAACATGACCAATCAGTGCAAAATTGTGGAAAGTTTAATCGCCAAT GCTGATTGGTTCTTCCCAGAAACCGACAATGAGGCTGTTCTGGTGCCTTTAGCCGTCCCTGATTACTGCGATGACTTTGAAATGAACAACCATCAGGcattattgaataatattaGCAAATATGAAg CTTTAAAAGATCAAAAGGAAAAGAACGGAGCCCTTCTTTCATCTTTATTTACGGCTGCTCATAGAAAAGTGATGCGAAAACCCTCGAGAACACACCATCATGAATCGATTAAAGACGAGCCCACTACTCCGACTAATCAAAGGACCTTTGACCATTTCGGCATCATAAGTGAGGCGGATAAG ACGTCCGATCGAGGAATGGAAAGTGGCAAAATCAACTCAATTCCGCCTTCGACAGATAGCATAGAAGTTccgaatgaaaataaacaacaatCAGCGGCAGAGAAAAATTCGTGGTTCAACTACAAAACTGACCAATCCGATTTTTCTAGGCGGATCGAGTTATTTAAGAAGGAGACAGAGGCGATGTTACAGAAACCCAGGATAACTGAAATATCTGTGG ATCCGCGTGGTCCTCTAAGTTCCTCGGCAAGCAACGTAAACACCACTTCGCGTCTTGTAGTCAAACCGCATCACGATTACCTACTGACCAAAACGCACTCGGCCACCAATGTTTTTTCTCGCCCTATTCCCTCACTTAACCGCAACAGTCTAAACTCCATGGACCCTACGCAATACAGCACTAGTAGTGAAGTCACCCGGCATTCTTACGGCGCCGTGACCAATAACAGCGTTGGTACCAGAGCACAGGGTGACCTCAGTAGTAGTTTCGACACCTCCAGGTACGGAATCAGGAGGGGGAGCTCAGTAGAGAACATGAACTCAAGTGCGTTGGATTTGAACTCAAACGGAGGTTTGAAGAAGACTAAATTTGAGAGTGAG AACGACGGTCAAAGAAGAGGCTCCCTGGATTCGTTACACAAATTACCCACGGATGACG AATCCCTCCTGAGCACGATGACGAAACTCATAGATCAAAAACTGAAGGAGAAATCAACGGATGACATCCCGTACGTAGACGAACCGTCTCCCGAGAAGCCACCAACAAGAGCGATCAATGAGATCAAGGAGAGCAAACCAAAAACTAACGATCTCTACAAAAATCCCAGCCTGCATAAAAGCCAATATTCATCACTTAAGCTATTCAAACCGACGCTGGACCAAAgaaaagaactgaaaaacGAACTAACTGAGAAAGAAGAGGACACTAAAGCATTAGAGAGTGACGTGCCCGACAACGAGAGACACATATCTCTTACTCTAATTGCTCAAAGTAGAGCCGGTTCGAAACTGAGACGTTCTGAATCGCTAAATAAGCCTGAACGAACAATCACTCCGATCAGCGGCAAAGTCAGACGCAGCGAGAGTCTGAAACGATCAGATAGTTTGACCAAAACAGAGAAAACCGAAAGCAACATCAACAAAAGAAGGGAGATATTGGCGTCAGGGAGACGGTTGAAGGAATCGACAAAAAATAAGCGCAAAAACGGAATGCCCGATCGCTCGATCAAAAGGAGACACACGGTGGGGGGCACCAAGGACCCGGACAAAGTCACTTACTTGATGGACACCAACAGAAACCAGGAAAATGACCCCAACATCGAGAACAACAAAGACAAAGGGATTAGGACGAGTTCGCCGGACTTGAGTTCAACGCGCAGAGAGCGCTTTCTGTTCGAAATTAACCTGATTGGTCCGGATAACATGGTGGTTGCGCTACGGCAACACCTGATTGGCTCGAGGCCGCAGAGTTTCCCGGAATCGAACGTGTTCAAGATGCCTCTGGAATCTCATGTGTGA